The sequence AGTTAGAACGTTACGCCAGGCGACCCGAGAGAAAAGCCGATCATTAGGCAGGCACTAGAAAGGGCGAAGGGCAGGAAATACACCTGTCGTTCGCCCTGAGTGCCTTCTGCTGAAACCCGCAGGTGTGCTAGATATTCTGAAGGCAAACGGAGCAGATCGTCCCGTTTGCTTCCTATTTCACGGCTGACGCGACGGAGACCGCCATATTGAGTAGGAAGCGCAACAGGATGGGCGAAAAACCCAAAGCAACAAAGACATGATTGCGAAAGATGGGACGCCCCAAGGGCGGCCGCCAAGTAGACCGGACGGAGCCCAGGCCATAACTGGACTTCCGGCACCTCGTCGTCTCTGGGCAGCACTTTCGATTTGGTGCGCTATATTTCTAACCATAATGGACGTATCGATCGCGAGCGTTGCGCTCCCATTTATCTCCAAGGGCCTGGAAGTAACTGCGGCAAAATCGGTGTGGGCCATAAATGCCTTTCAGATTGCCATAGTGATGGCACTTTTGCCGATGGCCAAGGCCAGTGAAATCCTCGGCTACAAAAAGGTCTATCTGGCAGGAATCGTACTTTTCATGCTTGCAGCCTCTGGAAGTATCTTAGCCACCAACCTTCCAGTTCTCGCAATATCGCGCTTCGTCCAGGGAATTGGCGCGGCTGCGGTAATGGTGGTCAGCGGGGCATTGGTTCGGACAATCTATCCCCCCGAATTCATCCCGCGTGGAATTGGCTACAATACCATAGCCGTTTCGATTGCCTCGGCCGCAGGACCGGCAGTTGGCGCACTTGTTTTGTCAATGGCAAGTTGGCATGCTGTTTTTGCCGTGGGCCTTCCGTTCGGGCTGCTTTCACTTGCGCTCGGGATTTGGGCAATTCCCTCGACGGCGTCGGCTAGACAACCTTTCGAACACTCTTCGGCGCTACTGTCCGCCGTGGGTTTTGCCGCGATCTTCCTGGCTCTTAACGACTTTGCCCAGAATACCATCTCAGGCTGGACGTTGTTTGAAGTCTGTGTCGCGGTTCCAGCCATTTTTCTCCTCGGAAAACGCACCTCCACCAGCCAAGATTCGATGGTGCCTCTAGATTTGCTGAAGCTCCGTTCGTTGCGTAAAGCCTATGCAATGTCGGCAGCAGCCTACGCCGCGATGATACTGATCACATTGTCATTTCCCTTTATTCTCCAGCAGCGGTTTCAATTCGAGCCAGACGCGATCGGCCTGCTGATGGTCCCCTTGCCGCTTGGTATCATGATCGCCGCCTTCGTCTCCGGCCGACTGGTTAATCGCTATCCATCAGTCTGGCTGTGCGGTGCGGGGCTAATTCTACTCGCAGGCGGAGCAATCTTGCTTTCGTTAATGCAGCCGGGCGTCTCAACTTTCCTGATAGCTTTGGCTGCGGCAATTTGCGGTATCGGT comes from Sphingorhabdus sp. YGSMI21 and encodes:
- a CDS encoding MFS transporter, translated to MIAKDGTPQGRPPSRPDGAQAITGLPAPRRLWAALSIWCAIFLTIMDVSIASVALPFISKGLEVTAAKSVWAINAFQIAIVMALLPMAKASEILGYKKVYLAGIVLFMLAASGSILATNLPVLAISRFVQGIGAAAVMVVSGALVRTIYPPEFIPRGIGYNTIAVSIASAAGPAVGALVLSMASWHAVFAVGLPFGLLSLALGIWAIPSTASARQPFEHSSALLSAVGFAAIFLALNDFAQNTISGWTLFEVCVAVPAIFLLGKRTSTSQDSMVPLDLLKLRSLRKAYAMSAAAYAAMILITLSFPFILQQRFQFEPDAIGLLMVPLPLGIMIAAFVSGRLVNRYPSVWLCGAGLILLAGGAILLSLMQPGVSTFLIALAAAICGIGFGIFQVPNNYSMLATAPHSRSGAGSAMLSLSRLIGQTLGALVAALLFRKFGAQSDAPIMAAAMIAMMVASATLLQRGRNRSVTGDI